A stretch of the Stigmatella aurantiaca genome encodes the following:
- a CDS encoding type I polyketide synthase produces MSDTPDIAQQKRTLLALKKLQGKVDALEHAQREPIAIVGAGCRFPGGVSSLDSYRQLLREGRDAIIEVPKDRWDIDRWYHPDPDVAGKMYTRSGGFLQGPGVAEFDAGFFGISRREANQMDPQQRLLLEVSWEALENAGLPPQRLAGSRTGVFVGISVSDYSFLSGTDPSGIDPYTATGWGFAFSAGRISYTLGLQGPSMALDTACASSLVALQLACQSLRAGECSTAIAGGVMLLLSPLSFVMLSRLRALSPDARCKTFDAQANGIARGEGCGVVVLKRLSDAQRDGDRILATLLGGAVSHDGASSGFTVPNGRAQQAVIREALGAARVKPEEVGYVEAHGTGTSLGDPIEIDALVAAYGGGRSAASPLWVGSAKTNLGHLESAAGMAGLLKAVLAVQGGEMFPHLHLREPNPHIAWDRLPVRVAGASTRWRDGVRRIAGVSSFGMSGTNAHVLVAAYEPPPPQAPAHRERPLHLLTLSAKSGVALEALAGQYEAVLASGSEGDFCFTASSGRGHFEHRAAVLGASASELREKLRALAQPGGLSASPQRAEPPKLAIVFPGEESGPIRVGRSLLECEPVFRDALARCEAVLRTELPRPLLSVLCPGEGEPEAGHEEPLYAQTALFAVEYGLWTLWRSWGVTPYAVMGHGVGVLASACAAGALSLESALGLVLARARCSSAAPGTPEWTRYEEAARAASSSPGSLRVVSHVTGHPVDTQGRTDAHAWCSEAREPARPESGRKALEALGVGLVLELGAATSPGWLGSLTHEGRDEEQLLTTLAELYARGVAIDWTAVHLGRGHRLTTIPTYPFQRQRYWVASARPERSGSEADVPSDGRAPHDADLAAPHVQALRAASPKKRRELLTAHVEAALRAVLALSPAEHIEPGRGFVTLGVDSLMSAELRRRLVVALAHPLSATVAFDHPTVDAMVAFLLRELPYLKDTHEGTRPSAAVPSASEHHAREPVAIVGMACRFPGGANDIEGYWSLLRDGVDGTSEMPAERWDTDALYSPERGTPGKMSTRRGGFLSGIPFDGFDAEFFGTAPREAAAMDPQQRLLLEVAWEALEDAGCVPEQLAATPTAVMVGIASSDYLSLQNQGPLTRLEPYMVTGNAHSCAAGRLSYTLGLQGPSLSIDTACSSSLVAAHLGCQALRNGEADVALVGGVNMMLAPEPFIYFSQAGALASDGRCKTFDAAGDGYARGEGCGVVVLKRLSDALRDGDRIRGVIRGSAVNHDGRTSALSVPNGPAQEAVIRQAYANAGVEPERVAYVEAHAAGTPLGDPIEMQALAAALGDGRSTERPLLVGSVKTNIGHLEASAGIAGLIKGVLILERGEVPPHLHFRTPSPLIPWERLPVRVPTQRLPCEGRESAVGVSSFGMSGTNAHVVLDRAPSQDTLKEPGSAPPPRVHCLPLSARSPEALRALAERYVSALSQGPLSEGRARVEDVCFTAALRRSHHTFRTAVVGRTQEELIAALRGVLSQPGAPQSPTVKRRWTFVFSGLTTPWPGMAAALLRDEPVFRETFTACSAAIARFAPFSVLELVTQGQVRPDSFDVVQPALFAIQVSLAALWRSWGLEPDAVVGHSMGEVAAAHVAGALSLEDAAAVITTRSQLIRRVQTSGTRGGAMVVELPFQEVPQVLEELGVSATVSVAGANAPRLTVLAGPPVELEKVLQALKSRNVFCQRLATNVAGHSPALNAVRGDMLRQLEALKPQRPKVAFFSSVEGQGAEPVFDAAYWASNLIQPVHFWPAVERLLKEGVDGFLELSAHPSLLSPIEQGLHQVGVKGVVLPSLRRPEDDRTVLLQSLAQLFAAGAPVDFWALGGTGARVVDAPQYPWQRKRFWAVPPRTVGAVAVREEPARAHPLLGAHVKSSRASGEHFFELSPRAQELGLWREHRVSGVGLLPATALLEAVLSAAAEALKTSALVLESLTVHEPVLLGDDATLSGQLVLIPPGPGKDQTAPVQFELYSGEGGSRLRASGSLRREPGDAVAPPSVDVSQIRARCASETEGAEHLARWRECSLEYGDSSSGLERVWQGEGEWLALFRPTEAAATRAFRVHPSLVEAALRLGASDVPGEDARMPVRFDGVRLHRRLTGGHCWLHARSLGERRVAFSVLDEGGRPVIEVHSVQLADGSEPLVNAAASRASHEWLYEVSWRAALPLKPGAVQPGGSYLLLVDRSGLGERLAARLVAAGQHVITATPGSREELTAGSFRVDPSSDEDWKWLLERAGGVRAVVHLWGLDAPGGADSLSVSALEEAQGVGVGAIPPLLRALTATRAKEPALWFVTRGAQAASSRPEPVGVAHATLWGMARVVALEHPKLWGGILDLDPRRAPQEEEHVAAELLHADGEDQVAYRDGERKVARLVPTSGEELPDAVTFHADAAYLVVGGLRGLGFDLARWMVARGARHLVLTGRTRLPVRAEWAALAPGSEPHQAVQAVRTLEAEGAEVRVHAADVADAAQMQALFDALRREGPPVRGVIHAAGVNRAAPLTQVDAATLQSVLASKVRGGWILHQLTADLPLDFMLLLSSVAGTWGAASLGPYSAANHFLDALASHRRAKGQTAASVGLGTWAGGGMGAALAQDPKLKKLFAQMGYAVMSPAPTLELVGRFMGSKATQRVLTNVDWSRFKPIFEAKRRRPLLDLIVTEGTATQERGGSSEMLARVAAAIESGERTALLEAHVRRRVAEVMGYEDESALQSGQGFFQLGMDSIMSVQLRSRLEADLAQPLPPTMVFEHSTVKALAAYLQSAVTAAQPSPQAPAPARAAASAGGMQAQEPQVIESGPSEDELVRQLADELAALGVQVDERNQA; encoded by the coding sequence ATGAGCGACACACCTGACATCGCGCAGCAGAAGCGCACGCTGCTGGCTCTCAAGAAGCTCCAGGGCAAGGTGGACGCGCTTGAGCACGCGCAGCGCGAGCCCATTGCCATCGTGGGTGCGGGGTGCCGCTTCCCCGGAGGGGTGAGCAGCCTCGACTCGTACCGTCAGCTGCTGCGCGAGGGACGCGACGCCATCATCGAGGTTCCCAAGGACCGCTGGGACATCGACCGTTGGTACCACCCGGATCCGGACGTGGCCGGGAAGATGTACACGCGCTCGGGCGGCTTTCTGCAGGGCCCGGGGGTGGCCGAGTTCGACGCAGGGTTCTTCGGCATCTCGCGGCGCGAAGCGAACCAGATGGACCCCCAGCAGCGGCTGCTGCTTGAGGTGAGCTGGGAGGCGCTGGAGAACGCGGGGTTGCCGCCGCAGCGGCTCGCGGGGTCGCGCACCGGCGTCTTCGTGGGCATCAGTGTCAGCGACTATTCGTTCCTGAGCGGTACCGACCCCTCGGGAATCGATCCGTACACCGCCACCGGCTGGGGCTTCGCGTTCTCGGCGGGCCGGATTTCCTACACGCTGGGGCTTCAGGGGCCAAGCATGGCCCTGGACACCGCCTGCGCGTCGTCGCTGGTGGCGCTCCAGCTGGCCTGTCAGAGCTTGCGCGCGGGCGAGTGCAGCACGGCCATCGCGGGTGGCGTGATGCTCCTCCTGTCGCCGCTCTCGTTCGTGATGCTCTCGCGGCTGCGCGCCCTGTCTCCGGATGCGCGTTGCAAGACGTTCGACGCGCAGGCCAACGGCATCGCGCGCGGCGAGGGCTGTGGCGTGGTGGTGCTCAAGCGGCTCTCGGACGCGCAGCGGGACGGGGACCGCATCCTCGCGACGTTGCTCGGCGGCGCGGTGAGCCACGACGGCGCGTCCAGCGGCTTCACCGTGCCCAACGGGCGCGCGCAGCAGGCGGTCATCCGTGAGGCGCTCGGTGCTGCGCGCGTGAAGCCGGAGGAGGTGGGTTACGTCGAGGCGCATGGGACCGGCACGTCGCTCGGAGACCCCATCGAAATCGACGCGCTGGTGGCGGCTTACGGCGGAGGCCGCAGCGCGGCGTCTCCCCTGTGGGTCGGCTCGGCGAAGACGAACCTGGGGCACCTGGAGTCCGCGGCGGGCATGGCTGGGCTGCTCAAGGCCGTGCTCGCGGTGCAGGGCGGGGAGATGTTCCCGCACCTGCACCTGCGCGAGCCCAACCCGCACATCGCGTGGGACCGGCTCCCGGTGCGTGTGGCGGGTGCGTCCACGCGCTGGCGCGACGGCGTCCGCCGCATCGCAGGGGTTAGCTCGTTCGGCATGAGCGGGACGAACGCGCACGTGCTCGTGGCGGCGTACGAGCCACCTCCGCCGCAGGCGCCCGCGCACCGCGAGCGTCCGCTGCACCTCTTGACGTTGTCGGCGAAGAGCGGCGTGGCGCTTGAGGCACTCGCGGGGCAGTACGAGGCCGTATTGGCATCCGGAAGCGAGGGCGACTTCTGCTTCACGGCGAGCTCCGGCCGCGGCCACTTCGAGCACCGGGCCGCGGTGCTCGGTGCGTCGGCCTCCGAACTCCGAGAGAAGCTTCGGGCCCTGGCGCAGCCGGGGGGACTTTCCGCGAGCCCCCAGCGCGCGGAGCCTCCGAAGCTCGCAATCGTGTTCCCGGGGGAGGAGAGCGGCCCCATCCGGGTAGGCCGCAGCCTGCTCGAATGTGAGCCCGTGTTCCGCGATGCGCTCGCGCGTTGCGAAGCAGTGCTGCGGACCGAGCTGCCCAGGCCGCTGCTCTCGGTGCTTTGCCCCGGGGAGGGGGAGCCGGAGGCCGGGCACGAGGAGCCGCTGTACGCGCAGACGGCGCTGTTCGCGGTGGAGTATGGGTTGTGGACGCTGTGGCGCTCGTGGGGCGTCACCCCGTACGCGGTGATGGGCCACGGCGTGGGCGTGCTGGCTTCTGCGTGCGCCGCAGGTGCGCTCAGCCTCGAATCCGCGCTCGGGTTGGTGCTTGCGCGGGCGCGGTGTTCTTCCGCCGCGCCCGGGACGCCCGAGTGGACGCGGTATGAGGAGGCCGCTCGTGCCGCTTCAAGCTCACCCGGCTCGCTCAGGGTGGTGTCGCACGTCACCGGCCACCCTGTGGACACGCAGGGCAGGACGGACGCGCACGCTTGGTGTTCCGAGGCCCGGGAGCCGGCTCGGCCCGAGTCGGGGCGCAAGGCGCTTGAGGCGCTCGGGGTAGGCTTGGTGCTCGAACTGGGGGCGGCGACATCTCCCGGGTGGCTCGGCTCTCTGACACACGAGGGGCGTGACGAGGAGCAGTTGCTCACGACACTCGCCGAGCTGTACGCGCGCGGGGTCGCCATCGACTGGACAGCGGTTCACCTGGGCCGTGGACACCGGCTCACCACGATTCCCACTTACCCGTTTCAGCGGCAGCGCTATTGGGTTGCTTCCGCCCGGCCCGAGCGGAGCGGCAGTGAAGCGGACGTGCCCTCGGACGGCCGTGCTCCGCATGACGCGGACCTTGCCGCGCCTCACGTCCAAGCCCTCCGGGCCGCCTCGCCCAAGAAGCGGCGCGAGCTGCTCACCGCGCACGTCGAGGCTGCACTCCGTGCGGTGTTGGCGCTAAGCCCAGCCGAGCACATCGAGCCGGGCAGGGGCTTCGTCACGCTGGGCGTCGACTCGCTCATGTCCGCCGAGTTGCGCAGGCGCCTGGTGGTGGCGCTCGCGCACCCGCTCTCCGCCACGGTGGCCTTCGATCATCCGACGGTCGATGCCATGGTGGCGTTCCTCCTGCGGGAGCTGCCGTACCTGAAGGACACGCACGAAGGGACACGCCCCAGCGCCGCTGTCCCATCTGCGTCCGAGCACCATGCACGCGAGCCCGTTGCCATCGTCGGCATGGCCTGCCGCTTTCCGGGTGGGGCCAACGACATCGAGGGCTATTGGTCCCTGCTCCGTGACGGCGTGGACGGTACGAGCGAGATGCCGGCGGAGCGCTGGGATACGGATGCGCTCTACAGCCCGGAGCGCGGCACTCCGGGAAAGATGTCCACGCGCCGTGGCGGCTTCCTGAGTGGCATCCCGTTCGATGGTTTCGACGCGGAGTTCTTCGGCACGGCGCCTCGCGAGGCCGCTGCGATGGACCCGCAGCAGCGGCTGCTGCTCGAGGTCGCGTGGGAAGCGCTGGAGGACGCCGGCTGCGTCCCCGAGCAGCTCGCCGCGACGCCCACGGCGGTGATGGTCGGCATCGCCAGCTCCGACTACCTCAGCCTTCAGAATCAGGGCCCCCTGACACGGCTTGAGCCGTACATGGTGACCGGGAACGCGCACAGCTGCGCGGCGGGACGGCTCTCGTACACGCTTGGGTTGCAGGGCCCGAGTCTCTCCATCGACACCGCGTGCTCTTCGTCGCTCGTCGCGGCGCACCTGGGCTGCCAGGCGCTGCGCAACGGGGAGGCGGACGTCGCGCTCGTGGGCGGCGTCAACATGATGCTCGCCCCCGAGCCGTTCATCTACTTCTCCCAGGCGGGGGCACTCGCCTCGGACGGACGCTGCAAGACGTTCGACGCCGCTGGGGACGGGTACGCGCGCGGCGAGGGCTGCGGCGTCGTGGTCCTCAAGCGCCTCTCGGATGCACTCCGGGATGGGGACCGCATCCGCGGCGTCATCCGCGGATCTGCGGTCAACCATGACGGCCGCACGAGCGCGCTGTCTGTCCCCAACGGGCCTGCACAGGAAGCCGTCATCCGTCAGGCGTACGCGAACGCCGGGGTGGAGCCCGAGCGGGTGGCTTACGTGGAGGCGCACGCCGCCGGCACACCGCTGGGCGACCCCATCGAGATGCAGGCACTCGCGGCGGCGCTGGGGGATGGCCGCAGCACGGAGCGCCCCCTGCTCGTCGGCTCTGTGAAGACCAACATCGGCCACCTCGAAGCGAGCGCTGGCATCGCGGGCCTCATCAAGGGCGTGCTGATTCTGGAGCGCGGCGAGGTCCCGCCGCACCTCCACTTCCGGACGCCAAGCCCGCTCATTCCCTGGGAACGCCTGCCCGTCCGGGTGCCTACGCAGAGACTTCCGTGCGAGGGGCGCGAGAGCGCAGTGGGGGTGAGCTCCTTCGGCATGAGTGGCACCAACGCGCACGTCGTGCTGGATCGGGCCCCAAGCCAGGACACCTTGAAGGAGCCGGGCTCCGCGCCCCCGCCGCGCGTGCATTGCCTGCCGCTTTCCGCGCGGAGCCCGGAGGCGCTGCGCGCACTGGCGGAGCGCTACGTGTCGGCGCTGTCGCAAGGCCCGCTCTCCGAGGGGCGTGCGCGTGTCGAGGACGTGTGCTTCACCGCAGCGCTTCGCCGCAGCCACCACACCTTCCGGACCGCGGTGGTGGGGCGCACCCAGGAGGAGCTCATCGCGGCGCTGCGGGGCGTCCTCTCACAGCCGGGCGCACCTCAGTCGCCCACGGTGAAGAGGCGCTGGACCTTCGTCTTCTCCGGCCTGACGACGCCCTGGCCGGGGATGGCGGCCGCGCTGCTGCGTGACGAGCCCGTCTTCCGCGAGACGTTCACGGCCTGCTCGGCGGCCATCGCGCGCTTCGCTCCGTTCTCGGTGCTTGAGCTCGTCACCCAGGGCCAGGTCCGCCCGGACTCGTTCGACGTGGTGCAGCCCGCGCTGTTCGCCATCCAGGTGTCGCTCGCGGCGCTGTGGCGCTCGTGGGGCCTGGAGCCCGACGCGGTTGTCGGCCACAGCATGGGGGAAGTGGCGGCCGCGCATGTCGCGGGCGCTCTGTCGCTTGAGGATGCGGCGGCCGTCATCACGACGCGCAGCCAGCTCATCCGTCGTGTGCAAACCTCCGGAACCCGCGGCGGCGCGATGGTGGTGGAGCTGCCCTTCCAGGAGGTGCCGCAGGTCCTCGAAGAGCTCGGCGTGTCCGCCACCGTGTCCGTGGCAGGGGCCAACGCGCCGCGGCTGACGGTGCTCGCGGGGCCTCCGGTGGAACTCGAGAAGGTCCTGCAAGCGCTCAAGTCCCGCAACGTGTTCTGCCAGCGCCTGGCCACCAATGTCGCAGGCCACAGCCCGGCACTGAACGCCGTGCGAGGCGACATGCTCCGCCAGCTCGAAGCGCTGAAGCCGCAGCGTCCGAAGGTGGCGTTCTTCTCGTCGGTCGAGGGACAGGGCGCCGAGCCGGTCTTCGACGCGGCGTACTGGGCGAGCAATCTCATCCAGCCTGTCCACTTCTGGCCGGCGGTGGAGCGCTTGCTGAAGGAGGGGGTGGACGGGTTCCTCGAGCTCAGCGCTCATCCCTCGCTGCTGAGCCCCATTGAACAGGGGCTGCACCAGGTGGGCGTCAAGGGCGTGGTGCTCCCGTCGCTGCGCCGGCCTGAAGATGACCGGACCGTCCTGCTGCAGAGTCTTGCCCAGCTGTTCGCGGCAGGTGCGCCGGTAGACTTCTGGGCTCTCGGCGGCACCGGAGCGCGGGTGGTTGATGCGCCGCAGTACCCATGGCAGCGCAAGCGCTTCTGGGCCGTACCCCCAAGGACGGTGGGCGCAGTGGCGGTCCGCGAGGAACCAGCGCGCGCCCACCCGCTGCTCGGCGCACACGTGAAGTCCTCGCGAGCCTCCGGCGAGCATTTCTTCGAGCTGTCGCCGCGAGCCCAGGAGCTGGGCCTGTGGCGCGAGCACCGGGTGTCCGGCGTTGGGCTTCTCCCCGCGACCGCGCTCCTCGAAGCCGTCCTCTCGGCCGCGGCCGAGGCACTCAAGACGAGCGCGCTGGTGCTCGAGTCGCTGACGGTGCACGAGCCAGTGTTGCTGGGGGATGACGCGACGCTGTCCGGGCAGTTGGTGCTGATTCCGCCTGGGCCCGGCAAGGACCAGACGGCTCCGGTCCAGTTCGAGCTCTACTCCGGTGAGGGCGGCTCGCGGCTCCGGGCCTCCGGCTCGCTCCGGCGCGAGCCCGGGGACGCCGTCGCGCCGCCCTCCGTTGACGTCTCGCAGATCCGCGCGCGCTGCGCGAGCGAGACCGAGGGCGCAGAGCACCTCGCCCGGTGGAGGGAGTGCAGCCTCGAATACGGCGACAGCTCCTCCGGGCTTGAGCGCGTCTGGCAGGGCGAGGGCGAGTGGCTGGCGCTGTTCCGCCCCACGGAGGCTGCCGCCACCCGTGCCTTTCGCGTCCACCCCTCCCTGGTGGAGGCGGCCCTGCGGCTCGGCGCGAGCGACGTTCCGGGCGAGGACGCGCGGATGCCCGTGCGGTTCGACGGCGTGCGGCTGCACCGGCGCCTCACGGGGGGTCACTGCTGGCTGCACGCGCGCTCGCTCGGGGAGCGCCGTGTGGCCTTCAGCGTCCTTGATGAGGGCGGCCGGCCTGTCATCGAAGTTCACTCCGTCCAGCTGGCGGACGGGTCCGAGCCGCTGGTGAATGCCGCCGCCAGCCGTGCCTCGCACGAGTGGCTGTACGAGGTCTCCTGGCGTGCCGCGCTGCCGTTGAAACCGGGCGCGGTGCAGCCGGGAGGAAGCTACCTGTTGCTCGTGGACCGCTCTGGACTCGGGGAGCGGCTCGCTGCCCGGCTCGTTGCGGCTGGCCAGCACGTCATCACCGCTACTCCCGGCTCACGCGAGGAACTCACCGCAGGCTCCTTCCGCGTGGATCCTTCGAGTGATGAGGACTGGAAGTGGCTCCTCGAGCGGGCGGGAGGTGTCCGTGCGGTGGTCCACCTCTGGGGCCTCGATGCGCCGGGGGGAGCGGATTCCCTCAGCGTCTCTGCGCTCGAGGAGGCACAGGGCGTCGGTGTGGGTGCCATCCCTCCGCTCCTGCGCGCGCTCACGGCCACGCGGGCGAAGGAGCCTGCGCTGTGGTTCGTCACCCGCGGTGCGCAGGCTGCGTCCTCGCGCCCGGAGCCCGTCGGGGTGGCGCACGCGACGCTGTGGGGCATGGCGCGCGTGGTGGCGCTTGAGCATCCGAAGCTGTGGGGCGGCATCCTGGACCTCGACCCGCGGCGTGCGCCGCAGGAAGAGGAGCACGTCGCGGCGGAGCTGCTGCACGCAGACGGCGAGGACCAGGTGGCCTACCGTGATGGGGAGCGGAAGGTGGCGAGGCTCGTCCCTACCAGCGGCGAGGAACTCCCGGACGCCGTCACCTTCCATGCAGACGCGGCGTACCTCGTCGTTGGAGGCCTGCGCGGACTCGGGTTCGACCTGGCGCGGTGGATGGTGGCGAGGGGGGCGCGCCATCTGGTGCTCACGGGAAGGACGCGGCTGCCGGTGCGCGCCGAGTGGGCTGCGCTCGCTCCGGGATCGGAGCCGCACCAGGCCGTGCAGGCAGTTCGTACGCTTGAGGCCGAAGGTGCGGAGGTGAGGGTACACGCCGCGGACGTGGCGGACGCCGCGCAGATGCAGGCGTTGTTCGACGCGCTCAGGCGCGAGGGCCCGCCCGTACGAGGCGTCATCCACGCGGCGGGAGTCAACCGTGCTGCTCCGCTGACCCAGGTGGATGCGGCCACGTTGCAGTCCGTGCTCGCGTCCAAGGTGCGCGGAGGCTGGATTCTCCACCAGCTCACCGCGGACCTGCCGCTGGACTTCATGCTGTTGCTGTCCTCGGTTGCGGGCACGTGGGGCGCCGCCTCGCTTGGTCCATACTCCGCGGCGAACCACTTCCTCGATGCGCTCGCGAGCCACCGCCGCGCGAAAGGGCAGACGGCGGCGAGCGTCGGGCTCGGCACGTGGGCCGGCGGCGGAATGGGGGCTGCGCTCGCCCAGGATCCGAAGCTCAAGAAGCTCTTCGCGCAGATGGGCTACGCGGTGATGTCGCCTGCGCCGACGCTTGAGCTCGTCGGGCGCTTCATGGGCTCGAAAGCCACGCAGCGCGTGCTCACGAACGTGGACTGGTCGCGCTTCAAGCCCATCTTCGAGGCCAAGCGCAGAAGGCCGCTGCTGGACCTCATCGTGACTGAAGGAACCGCAACGCAGGAGAGGGGTGGGAGTTCCGAGATGCTCGCGCGGGTGGCGGCCGCCATCGAGTCAGGCGAGCGCACCGCCCTGCTGGAGGCACACGTGCGGCGGCGCGTCGCCGAGGTGATGGGATACGAGGACGAGAGCGCGCTGCAGTCCGGGCAGGGCTTCTTCCAGCTGGGCATGGACTCCATCATGAGCGTGCAGCTGCGCTCGCGGCTGGAGGCGGACCTGGCCCAGCCGCTGCCGCCGACGATGGTGTTCGAACATTCGACGGTCAAGGCGCTCGCCGCGTATTTGCAGAGCGCCGTCACGGCGGCGCAGCCCTCCCCGCAGGCCCCCGCGCCTGCTCGTGCAGCGGCGAGCGCCGGGGGGATGCAGGCGCAAGAGCCACAGGTCATCGAGAGCGGTCCGTCCGAGGACGAGCTGGTGCGCCAGCTCGCCGACGAGCTCGCCGCATTGGGAGTGCAGGTCGATGAGCGAAACCAAGCCTGA